The following proteins are encoded in a genomic region of Gimesia algae:
- a CDS encoding DUF1559 domain-containing protein: MGNLSRKKAFTLIELLVVIAIIAILIALLLPAVQQAREAARRSQCKNNMKQLGLAFHNYHDTFTSFPNGSHPTPTYVGGGYHMGWAPKIFPYIDEANRVNAMQSFSANPITQLAPWRYDSAPHNGSNQIWGPVPVFACPSSALGDRSPDIVNSTLPWIVGHGALHYRGCAGRIEDVTNPSDSNNYRWANTGLMFPHSKIRFRDITDGATNTILLGESSSSHGWSSSMKAGWGGIQPWTWGMYWYTDTRRLTLDSKNIQFPINYRGDFGTNHTPFTSYHIGGAHFMMGDGSVHFISENIDLALFKALGTRAGGEVLGEW; the protein is encoded by the coding sequence ATGGGCAATTTATCCAGAAAAAAAGCGTTCACGTTAATTGAATTACTCGTTGTCATCGCGATCATAGCAATTCTGATTGCTCTGCTGCTGCCGGCAGTCCAACAGGCACGGGAAGCGGCTCGTCGCTCTCAATGCAAGAACAACATGAAACAGTTGGGACTAGCCTTTCACAACTATCACGACACCTTCACCAGCTTTCCTAATGGCAGCCATCCGACACCCACATATGTTGGTGGTGGTTATCACATGGGCTGGGCTCCCAAGATTTTCCCTTACATTGATGAAGCCAACCGTGTAAACGCCATGCAGAGTTTCTCGGCGAATCCCATTACACAACTGGCACCCTGGCGGTATGATAGCGCCCCCCATAATGGGTCGAATCAGATCTGGGGGCCGGTACCTGTCTTTGCCTGTCCTTCCTCAGCTCTGGGAGATCGCTCACCAGATATTGTGAACTCCACACTCCCCTGGATTGTGGGACATGGTGCCCTGCACTATCGAGGCTGTGCGGGTCGCATAGAAGATGTGACGAACCCCTCAGACAGTAATAACTATCGCTGGGCTAACACAGGGCTAATGTTCCCTCACAGTAAAATTCGTTTCCGAGATATTACTGATGGAGCCACAAATACAATTCTACTGGGAGAATCTTCCTCATCACACGGCTGGTCCTCCTCCATGAAGGCAGGCTGGGGTGGAATCCAACCCTGGACGTGGGGAATGTACTGGTATACCGATACCCGCAGACTGACACTGGACAGTAAGAACATTCAGTTCCCCATCAACTATCGAGGAGATTTCGGTACCAATCATACGCCTTTTACCAGCTACCACATTGGGGGAGCTCATTTCATGATGGGAGATGGTTCGGTTCACTTTATCAGTGAAAATATCGATTTGGCACTGTTCAAAGCCTTGGGAACACGTGCCGGCGGTGAAGTTCTCGGCGAATGGTA